The following proteins come from a genomic window of Dreissena polymorpha isolate Duluth1 chromosome 1, UMN_Dpol_1.0, whole genome shotgun sequence:
- the LOC127881528 gene encoding 2-aminomuconic semialdehyde dehydrogenase-like, giving the protein MSLVKVQNFINGEFVESAKYLDSFDPSTGEVWAKIPDSDQMDVDNAVMAARNAFLSWSSTPVQERSRILLKVADILESRLDEFAELESHDQGKPVWLTKSMDIPRAVFNFRFFATCALHDLNRSNQMQALDAFNYTIKMPVGVAGLISPWNLPLYLLTFKVAPALICGNTVVAKPSEMTSVTAWKLGEVCNAGGLPPGVLNFVFGTGPSAGEAIVKHPDVPIVSFTGGTVTAVKLRIAAAPFSKKMSLELGGKNPAVIFNDADFEKCVATTVRSSFTNQGEICLCTSRIYVQSGIYQKFLERFVQEAKKLVVGDPKSPDSFMGALISKEHLAKVRGYVDIARQEGATILCGDEPLNLPERNKQGYFMRPTVISEVKDSSRLITEEIFGPVVVVVPFDTMAEVIERANSVKYGLAATVWSSDVSTLHTVSQKLHAGTVWANCWMVRDLNMPFGGMKESGTGRESAKDSIEFFTEEKTICVKLS; this is encoded by the exons ATGTCTTTAGTTAAAGTTCAAAACTTCATAAATGGCGAATTCGTCGAAAGTGCAAAATATCTCGATAGTTTTGACCCTTCTACGGGGGAAGTTTGGGCTAAAATACCGGACAGTGATCAAATGGACGTGGACAATGCAGTGATGGCAGCCAGGAACGCGTTTTTGAG TTGGTCATCTACACCTGTTCAGGAGAGGTCCAGAATTCTACTGAAGGTGGCTGACATTTTGGAGTCCCGGCTTGATGAGTTTGCAGAGCTTGAGTCACATGACCAGGGCAAGCCAGTCTGGCTTACTAAGTCCATGGATATTCCCCGAGCTGTATTCAACTTCAGATTTTTTGCGACATGTGCATTGCACGATTTGAACAG GTCCAATCAGATGCAGGCTTTGGATGCCTTCAACTACACCATCAAGATGCCAGTGGGTGTGGCTGGGCTCATTAGTCCCTGGAACCTGCCCCTTTACCTGCTCACTTTCAAGGTTGCCCCGGCGCTTATTTGTGGCAATACAGTGGTGGCAAAGCCAAGTGAGATGACATCGGTCACTGCATGGAAACTTGGTGAAGTCTGTAATGCTGGGG GGTTACCTCCAGGCGTTCTCAACTTTGTTTTTGGCACAGGACCGTCAGCCGGGGAGGCAATAGTGAAACACCCCGATGTGCCAATTGTGTCATTCACAGGTGGAACAGTTACGGCTGTCAAGTTGAGGATAGCAGCCGCTCCATTCAGCAAGAAAATGTCTCTTGAG TTGGGTGGGAAAAATCCAGCTGTGATATTCAATGAtgctgattttgaaaaatgcgtCGCCACTACAGTCAG GTCCAGCTTTACAAACCAAGGAGAGATCTGCCTGTGTACAAGCCGGATCTATGTGCAGAGTGGAATCTATCAGAAGTTTCTGGAGAGATTTGTGCAAGAGGCCAA GAAGTTGGTTGTAGGGGACCCAAAATCCCCTGACTCCTTCATGGGGGCCCTTATCAGTAAGGAGCACTTAGCCAAGGTCAGGGGGTACGTGGATATTGCCAGACAGGAGGGGGCCACAATTCTATGTGGGGATGAGCCTCTCAACCTTCCTGAAAGGAACAAACAG GGATATTTTATGAGACCAACTGTGATATCCGAAGTGAAAGATTCTTCAAGACTGATTACAGAGGAGATATTTGGACCAGTGGTGGTAGTGGTTCCGTTTGATACCATGGCTGAG GTGATTGAGAGAGCCAACAGTGTCAAGTATGGGCTGGCAGCCACTGTATGGTCTAGTGATGTCTCTACCCTGCATACTGTGTCACAGAAACTCCAT GCAGGGACAGTGTGGGCGAATTGCTGGATGGTGCGAGATCTCAACATGCCATTCGGGGGTATGAAGGAGTCTGGAACGGGACGGGAGAGTGCCAAGGACTCCATAGAGTTCTTTACAGAAGAGAAAACCATCTGTGTTAAACTGTCTTAG
- the LOC127881508 gene encoding DNA-(apurinic or apyrimidinic site) endonuclease 2-like isoform X2: MLDEPTAILDGYNSYFSFSRKRSGYSGVANYCKDSATPVKAEEGLSGGLTTNKNGSIGCYGNQTSFLEDELKDLDAEGRTIITQHRVRFPSGEEKDLAIINVYCPRFDPDREDRHQYKLRFFALLQTRAEAILASGSHVIILGDINTTHRQLDRCDEEDNESHKRPSRLWLNQMLYDKGRDPKLETDLDPQEFIAITPHIVGGKFMDSFRHFYPEKEGCFSNWCTLTNARSTNYGRRLDYILTDVELSEQCLKSASILAHIEGSDHCPVTVELTCEFIPAKTCPPLCTKFMPEFSGKQQKLSTFFTKLIKHDTITINNESVQDAFKGTDVSKGVKRSPQKIQSQPLKKQKTLEVKKGSQGKQGDLMSFFKGPGSKSDTTVNSSQVNDTKNIVTDPKSNSFSLSVTVEEARIKTKTDLLSTSKYFTGDPNSAEIVSNNELENEELVTNIVNDNKSSTTNAWKNILGGLGPAPLCKGHKEPCVLRMVKKPGPNKGKQFYACARGEGLKTNPEARCETFQWVVKKKL, translated from the exons ATGCTAGATGAACCTACAGCAATCTTGGATGGATACAATTCCTACTTCAGCTTTTCAAGGAAAAGAAGTGGATATTCAG GTGTGGCCAATTATTGCAAAGACTCTGCAACCCCCGTCAAGGCAGAAGAAGGTCTCTCAGGAGGTCTGACCACCAACAAAAATGGGTctattggttgctatggcaaccagaCATCTTTTCTTGAGGATGAACTGAAAGATTTGGATGCTGAAGGTCGCACAATCATTACTCAGCATAGGGTCAG GTTTCCAAGTGGAGAGGAGAAAGACCTGGCCATCATTAACGTGTACTGTCCGCGGTTTGACCCAGACCGGGAGGACAGGCATCAGTACAAACTGCGATTCTTTGCACTGCTTCAGACCAGGGCCGAGGCTATACTAGCAAGTGGCAG TCATGTGATCATACTAGGGGATATCAACACCACGCATCGACAGCTCGACAGATGTGATGAAGAAGACAAT GAGTCACACAAGCGTCCGAGTCGACTATGGTTAAATCAGATGCTGTATGATAAAGGTCGTGACCCTAAATTAGAGACTGACCTTGACCCTCAAGAGTTCATTGCTATTACTCCACACATTGTTGGGGGCAAATTCATGGACAGTTTCCGGCATTTCTACCCTGAAAAG GAGGGTTGTTTCTCCAATTGGTGCACACTGACCAACGCACGCTCTACCAACTATGGCCGCAGGTTGGACTATATCCTCACAGACGTGGAATTGTCAGAGCAGTGTCTGAAATCTGCCAGCATTCTGGCTCACATAGAGGGGTCAGATCACTGCCCTGTCACTGTGGAGCTGACCTGTGAATTCATACCCGCAAAAACCTGCCCACCTCTGTGTACAAAGTTCATGCCGGAATTTAGCGGTAAACAACAGAAATTATCTACTTTTTTTACGAAATTGATTAAACATGacacaataacaataaataatgagAGTGTTCAAGATGCTTTCAAAGGAACTGATGTTAGTAAAGGTGTGAAAAGGTCGCCACAGAAGATTCAGTCACAGCCATTGAAGAAACAAAAGACACTTGAAGTAAAGAAAGGCAGCCAGGGAAAACAAGGTGACCTCATGTCATTTTTTAAAGGACCAGGTTCCAAGTCAGACACAACTGTAAACTCTTCTCAAGTAAATGATACGAAAAACATTGTTACAGATCCCAAATCAAATTCATTCTCATTGAGTGTGACAGTTGAAGAGGctagaattaaaacaaaaacagatcTCTTGTCAACTAGTAAATACTTTACTGGTGATCCAAATAGTGCTGAGATTGTGTCCAACAATGAACTTGAAAATGAAGAGCTGGTGACAAATATTGTAAATGACAATAAAAGCTCGACAACCAATGCTTGGAAAAACATTCTAGGTGGACTAGGCCCAGCCCCATTGTGCAAGGGCCACAAAGAACCATGTGTGTTGAGAATGGTGAAAAAGCCAGGGCCTAATAAAGGAAAGCAATTTTACGCATGTGCTAGGGGCGAGGGACTGAAAACTAATCCAGAAGCAAGGTGCGAGACATTCCAGTGGGTTGTGAAAAAGAAACTCTGA
- the LOC127881508 gene encoding DNA-(apurinic or apyrimidinic site) endonuclease 2-like isoform X1: MKIVSWNINGIRASKTNLKTLIEDIGSDVMCFQETKVTRDMLDEPTAILDGYNSYFSFSRKRSGYSGVANYCKDSATPVKAEEGLSGGLTTNKNGSIGCYGNQTSFLEDELKDLDAEGRTIITQHRVRFPSGEEKDLAIINVYCPRFDPDREDRHQYKLRFFALLQTRAEAILASGSHVIILGDINTTHRQLDRCDEEDNESHKRPSRLWLNQMLYDKGRDPKLETDLDPQEFIAITPHIVGGKFMDSFRHFYPEKEGCFSNWCTLTNARSTNYGRRLDYILTDVELSEQCLKSASILAHIEGSDHCPVTVELTCEFIPAKTCPPLCTKFMPEFSGKQQKLSTFFTKLIKHDTITINNESVQDAFKGTDVSKGVKRSPQKIQSQPLKKQKTLEVKKGSQGKQGDLMSFFKGPGSKSDTTVNSSQVNDTKNIVTDPKSNSFSLSVTVEEARIKTKTDLLSTSKYFTGDPNSAEIVSNNELENEELVTNIVNDNKSSTTNAWKNILGGLGPAPLCKGHKEPCVLRMVKKPGPNKGKQFYACARGEGLKTNPEARCETFQWVVKKKL, translated from the exons ggGATATGCTAGATGAACCTACAGCAATCTTGGATGGATACAATTCCTACTTCAGCTTTTCAAGGAAAAGAAGTGGATATTCAG GTGTGGCCAATTATTGCAAAGACTCTGCAACCCCCGTCAAGGCAGAAGAAGGTCTCTCAGGAGGTCTGACCACCAACAAAAATGGGTctattggttgctatggcaaccagaCATCTTTTCTTGAGGATGAACTGAAAGATTTGGATGCTGAAGGTCGCACAATCATTACTCAGCATAGGGTCAG GTTTCCAAGTGGAGAGGAGAAAGACCTGGCCATCATTAACGTGTACTGTCCGCGGTTTGACCCAGACCGGGAGGACAGGCATCAGTACAAACTGCGATTCTTTGCACTGCTTCAGACCAGGGCCGAGGCTATACTAGCAAGTGGCAG TCATGTGATCATACTAGGGGATATCAACACCACGCATCGACAGCTCGACAGATGTGATGAAGAAGACAAT GAGTCACACAAGCGTCCGAGTCGACTATGGTTAAATCAGATGCTGTATGATAAAGGTCGTGACCCTAAATTAGAGACTGACCTTGACCCTCAAGAGTTCATTGCTATTACTCCACACATTGTTGGGGGCAAATTCATGGACAGTTTCCGGCATTTCTACCCTGAAAAG GAGGGTTGTTTCTCCAATTGGTGCACACTGACCAACGCACGCTCTACCAACTATGGCCGCAGGTTGGACTATATCCTCACAGACGTGGAATTGTCAGAGCAGTGTCTGAAATCTGCCAGCATTCTGGCTCACATAGAGGGGTCAGATCACTGCCCTGTCACTGTGGAGCTGACCTGTGAATTCATACCCGCAAAAACCTGCCCACCTCTGTGTACAAAGTTCATGCCGGAATTTAGCGGTAAACAACAGAAATTATCTACTTTTTTTACGAAATTGATTAAACATGacacaataacaataaataatgagAGTGTTCAAGATGCTTTCAAAGGAACTGATGTTAGTAAAGGTGTGAAAAGGTCGCCACAGAAGATTCAGTCACAGCCATTGAAGAAACAAAAGACACTTGAAGTAAAGAAAGGCAGCCAGGGAAAACAAGGTGACCTCATGTCATTTTTTAAAGGACCAGGTTCCAAGTCAGACACAACTGTAAACTCTTCTCAAGTAAATGATACGAAAAACATTGTTACAGATCCCAAATCAAATTCATTCTCATTGAGTGTGACAGTTGAAGAGGctagaattaaaacaaaaacagatcTCTTGTCAACTAGTAAATACTTTACTGGTGATCCAAATAGTGCTGAGATTGTGTCCAACAATGAACTTGAAAATGAAGAGCTGGTGACAAATATTGTAAATGACAATAAAAGCTCGACAACCAATGCTTGGAAAAACATTCTAGGTGGACTAGGCCCAGCCCCATTGTGCAAGGGCCACAAAGAACCATGTGTGTTGAGAATGGTGAAAAAGCCAGGGCCTAATAAAGGAAAGCAATTTTACGCATGTGCTAGGGGCGAGGGACTGAAAACTAATCCAGAAGCAAGGTGCGAGACATTCCAGTGGGTTGTGAAAAAGAAACTCTGA